One part of the Treponema peruense genome encodes these proteins:
- a CDS encoding PilZ domain-containing protein produces MNIFVPIIVTLSVVAVLARICVLFSDKIKFFAKGYDYGFLHVEISTMWKLAKKCKIKDPQSLFVSIPLMNRCISLLIAKSRRDGTENTFKVQKLLENLYKFRTRIALASDKKHGLESTKYLVPGQRLSIILKGKGVFNSKVVNSARELAVTLPSQRIKGSGVPVVIPGKDWELADISVYLWRKEDAAYSFTTTVLGSGFFRSESVLFLKQSSDLVRSQKRQSIRCKCEIYAQLFIIKSEVTDYSAVDTQDGFKCLLEDISEDGALIRTGGKGHKNVRIKLQFQLEGILIMMYGVVRDVEYNAALNQSRLHFECTHIDPSMRNSILTYVYNIIPQEQKDVHDALELATEEEDNPSEKPDSAQS; encoded by the coding sequence TTGAATATTTTTGTTCCTATCATCGTTACACTCTCTGTCGTAGCGGTTCTTGCAAGAATATGTGTTTTATTCAGCGACAAGATTAAATTTTTTGCAAAAGGCTATGACTACGGTTTTCTCCATGTAGAAATTTCAACCATGTGGAAGCTGGCAAAAAAGTGCAAAATCAAAGATCCGCAGTCCCTGTTTGTTTCCATTCCGCTTATGAACAGATGCATCTCCTTGCTTATAGCAAAATCACGCCGCGACGGAACAGAAAATACCTTCAAGGTTCAGAAACTTCTTGAAAATCTCTATAAATTCCGTACAAGGATAGCCCTTGCTTCCGACAAAAAGCACGGCCTTGAAAGCACAAAATATCTGGTTCCGGGACAGCGGCTCAGTATAATCCTCAAGGGAAAGGGCGTATTCAATTCAAAAGTAGTAAACAGTGCACGCGAACTCGCCGTAACCCTTCCGTCACAGAGAATAAAGGGCAGCGGTGTTCCGGTGGTTATTCCCGGAAAAGACTGGGAGCTTGCAGACATTTCCGTATACCTTTGGCGAAAGGAAGATGCAGCCTATTCGTTTACGACTACAGTTCTGGGGTCTGGATTTTTCAGAAGCGAAAGTGTCCTTTTTCTGAAACAGTCGTCAGATCTTGTACGCTCGCAGAAACGCCAGTCAATAAGGTGTAAATGCGAAATATATGCGCAGCTTTTTATAATAAAGAGCGAAGTTACTGACTACAGTGCTGTAGATACCCAGGATGGATTCAAGTGCCTTCTTGAAGACATAAGCGAAGACGGTGCACTCATCAGAACCGGTGGAAAAGGACACAAGAACGTAAGAATAAAACTTCAGTTCCAGCTTGAAGGAATACTTATAATGATGTATGGGGTAGTCCGTGATGTTGAATACAATGCGGCATTGAACCAGTCGCGGCTTCATTTTGAATGTACCCACATAGACCCTTCGATGCGCAATTCAATTCTGACTTACGTTTACAATATTATTCCGCAGGAACAGAAAGACGTTCATGATGCCCTTGAACTTGCGACAGAGGAAGAAGACAATCCTTCTGAAAAACCTGATTCGGCTCAGTCCTGA
- a CDS encoding CPBP family intramembrane glutamic endopeptidase, with protein MKKKYLAAEFAAIFILFALPPLFAKQPSSAVIPWKTGLNTLVQLAVAALLDVQCGRTKAFFKTRGFKSAVSLLVWWPLSLGTMMLVYAAVCLVCALVPGGKMFYAAQSVPSAALQWGMLAVNLAAGAFYEEVLYREFLPETAILLGAGGRLRIAAEVTVIAVFAFSHLYMGIPAVVNAALCGTVLRLCFVKTGSVAAGFLAHFTYNMLVMVFCALV; from the coding sequence ATGAAAAAAAAATATCTTGCCGCTGAATTTGCCGCAATTTTTATACTTTTTGCACTCCCGCCGCTGTTTGCAAAACAACCTTCATCTGCTGTAATTCCATGGAAAACCGGGCTCAACACGCTTGTCCAGCTTGCAGTGGCTGCACTTCTTGACGTTCAGTGCGGCCGTACAAAGGCTTTTTTCAAAACAAGAGGCTTCAAAAGTGCTGTTTCACTTCTTGTCTGGTGGCCGCTTTCTTTAGGAACAATGATGCTGGTCTATGCCGCCGTATGCCTGGTCTGCGCGCTTGTTCCGGGTGGAAAAATGTTTTATGCAGCACAGTCTGTTCCTTCGGCTGCACTCCAGTGGGGTATGCTTGCGGTAAACCTTGCGGCCGGTGCTTTTTATGAGGAAGTTCTTTACCGCGAATTTCTTCCCGAAACTGCCATTTTGCTTGGAGCCGGCGGCAGGTTAAGAATTGCGGCTGAAGTTACGGTAATTGCTGTTTTTGCGTTTTCACACCTTTATATGGGAATTCCGGCCGTGGTCAATGCGGCACTCTGCGGTACGGTTTTGCGACTGTGCTTTGTAAAAACAGGTTCTGTTGCCGCGGGATTTCTGGCACACTTTACATACAATATGCTTGTTATGGTTTTCTGCGCCCTTGTCTAA
- the alr gene encoding alanine racemase yields the protein MRATKAIIHLDNLKSNIKNIKSFTDPSHTKMCVAVKADAYGHGAVQCAKAVLEAGADFLAVATVDEGAELRQAGIKAPVLMLSLCCPEEVPQAVKNDITPLVFDTDYAELFSKEAVAQGKDNYAVHLAVDTGMGRIGVLPEDAGKAAEAILSYKNLSLGGMCTHFAVSDCTDEESRRYTKLQFSRFEEAVGNVKKSGIDPGIRHCCNSAATLDLRECHLDMVRPGIIAYGYYPGDMNSDYFTQKGTPVELKPVMTLESKVCAVRPFTSGKSVGYGRTWTSDSETDIGVLTLGYADGMLRKFSSAGICVAVDGKVYPVRGRICMDQCMIDLGLNSGVKRWDRAVIFGDRRDGALQTADDIARLTGTISYEITSCITKRVPRVYTE from the coding sequence ATGAGAGCAACAAAAGCAATTATTCATCTTGACAACCTTAAAAGCAATATAAAGAACATAAAGTCCTTTACAGATCCGTCGCATACAAAAATGTGTGTTGCAGTCAAAGCCGATGCATACGGTCACGGTGCCGTACAATGCGCAAAGGCAGTACTTGAAGCAGGAGCTGACTTTCTTGCGGTTGCTACAGTCGATGAAGGTGCAGAACTCAGGCAGGCAGGAATAAAAGCCCCTGTTCTTATGCTGAGTCTGTGCTGTCCCGAAGAAGTACCGCAAGCCGTAAAAAATGACATTACCCCGCTGGTGTTTGACACGGACTATGCAGAGCTTTTTTCAAAAGAAGCGGTGGCACAGGGAAAAGACAATTATGCCGTTCACCTTGCTGTAGATACAGGAATGGGCAGAATAGGCGTTCTTCCTGAAGATGCGGGAAAAGCGGCAGAAGCAATCCTTTCATACAAAAATCTTTCACTCGGCGGAATGTGCACGCATTTTGCGGTAAGTGACTGTACTGACGAAGAAAGCCGCAGGTACACAAAGCTTCAGTTTTCGCGTTTTGAGGAAGCTGTCGGCAATGTAAAAAAAAGCGGTATTGACCCCGGAATAAGACACTGTTGCAACAGCGCGGCTACCCTTGACCTTAGGGAATGCCACCTGGACATGGTAAGACCCGGAATCATTGCGTACGGATACTACCCCGGAGACATGAACAGCGATTATTTTACACAAAAAGGAACACCGGTAGAACTAAAACCCGTAATGACCCTTGAAAGCAAAGTCTGTGCCGTAAGGCCTTTCACCAGCGGAAAAAGCGTCGGTTACGGAAGAACATGGACGTCGGACAGCGAAACAGACATCGGTGTCCTTACGCTTGGATACGCAGACGGTATGCTCAGAAAATTCTCTTCAGCCGGAATATGCGTGGCTGTAGACGGAAAGGTATACCCTGTAAGAGGAAGAATATGCATGGATCAGTGCATGATAGATCTGGGACTGAACTCCGGTGTAAAAAGATGGGACAGGGCCGTAATCTTCGGGGACAGGCGCGACGGTGCTTTACAGACAGCAGACGACATTGCCCGCCTTACCGGAACAATTTCCTACGAAATCACATCATGCATCACAAAACGTGTTCCGCGGGTTTATACTGAATAA
- a CDS encoding bifunctional folylpolyglutamate synthase/dihydrofolate synthase, with protein MVNKSALSVFCEWVDGYLNFEKTPQKNIFWLDTMQFLCKRFGNPQNSCPSFHVAGSKGKGSVSAMIASILTAAGKYTGVYSSPHIVDFSERIRTVQGVFPEEIYAKSASEVMGGIDSIMKTDLPGERSLTWFEIVTLFAMVCFKNAGTDYSVYEVGLGGRLDSTNIITPVCSCISAIELEHTEFLGDTVEKIAFEKGGIIKNGIPVIVAGQKDSVKDVFRKIAREKNAEIEFVDEVSKVSEVVYKTRQENGKTHTFMHNVISSDKFKRPLSVDLRLLGEFQAQNAALAALAVKYVIPELDESVIEKGLSEAVLPGRFEITHAPECYSRIPQIILDGAHTVKSVSFTVDTFEKLFGNKSGSTAHLLFACAADKDVEDIAPLFSGKFSDIIITKPGDAKASDVKRAELAFNAANEECTVCSDYNRAIKLALEKACHSGATLLVTGSFYLVAEVKKYLSGLKCTC; from the coding sequence ATGGTAAACAAATCGGCATTGTCTGTTTTTTGCGAATGGGTTGACGGTTACCTGAATTTTGAAAAAACGCCGCAAAAAAACATCTTTTGGCTTGATACAATGCAGTTTCTGTGTAAAAGATTCGGTAATCCGCAGAACAGTTGCCCGTCTTTTCATGTAGCCGGTTCCAAAGGCAAAGGTTCTGTTTCTGCAATGATTGCGTCAATACTCACAGCCGCTGGAAAATACACGGGTGTTTATTCTTCACCGCATATTGTCGATTTTTCAGAGCGCATAAGAACAGTACAGGGTGTTTTTCCAGAAGAAATATACGCAAAGTCTGCTTCAGAAGTAATGGGCGGAATTGATTCCATCATGAAAACTGATTTGCCCGGTGAAAGGTCTCTGACATGGTTTGAGATAGTTACTCTGTTTGCAATGGTTTGCTTTAAAAACGCGGGTACAGATTATTCAGTTTACGAAGTAGGTCTTGGCGGAAGACTTGACTCTACAAACATTATCACACCCGTCTGTTCCTGTATTTCTGCTATAGAACTGGAACACACGGAATTCCTTGGCGATACGGTAGAAAAAATTGCCTTCGAAAAAGGCGGAATAATTAAAAATGGGATACCGGTAATTGTTGCAGGCCAGAAAGATTCTGTAAAGGATGTATTCAGAAAGATTGCCCGTGAAAAAAATGCAGAAATAGAATTTGTTGATGAAGTATCGAAAGTTTCTGAAGTCGTCTATAAAACCAGACAGGAAAACGGCAAAACCCATACTTTCATGCACAATGTAATCTCTTCTGACAAATTCAAAAGGCCGCTTTCTGTAGATTTAAGGCTTTTGGGTGAATTCCAGGCACAGAATGCAGCACTTGCTGCCCTTGCAGTAAAATACGTTATTCCCGAACTGGACGAATCTGTTATAGAAAAAGGTCTTTCAGAAGCTGTTCTTCCCGGAAGATTTGAAATTACACACGCCCCGGAATGTTATTCACGCATACCGCAGATTATTCTGGACGGGGCTCATACCGTAAAAAGTGTTTCGTTTACCGTGGATACGTTTGAAAAACTGTTCGGAAACAAAAGCGGCAGTACTGCACATCTTCTTTTTGCATGTGCCGCCGACAAGGATGTTGAAGACATCGCGCCTCTTTTTTCAGGAAAATTTTCTGACATTATCATAACAAAACCGGGCGATGCAAAGGCTTCTGACGTCAAGAGAGCCGAACTTGCCTTTAATGCGGCAAATGAAGAGTGTACGGTCTGTTCGGACTACAACAGAGCCATAAAACTTGCCCTGGAAAAGGCCTGTCATTCAGGCGCAACCCTTTTGGTTACCGGCTCTTTTTATCTTGTTGCCGAAGTCAAAAAATACCTTTCGGGCCTTAAGTGCACCTGCTAG